The Pseudomonadota bacterium nucleotide sequence TACCGCCACCCTGTGGCTCATGGCGTTGATCGCCACGACGCGGGCCGGCCGCTTGTGGTCGGGCTTTGCAACGCTCGCGGTCGGTGTGCTGGTCGTCGTTCAGCACGCGCACTACACCATTGATGTCATCGCCGCCCCGCTCTTCGCCTGGCTGGCCTGGCGCCTGAGCGCCGTCACGATGCGGGGGTGCGGGTCGGGGGCGTAAGCGCGAGGGGGTCGAGGGTCAGACAGGCACCCGATTGAACGCGCGATGCGCGCGCCCAGTCGCGGCACCCGAGCCGGTCATTATAATACGGGCTCTTCGTTTGGGATTTAGATTTGTGGATGCCCTCTTTCGACGCCGCCTGTATAATGAAGGTGGGCAAGCGAGGTTTTGGAGGCCTCGCCATTCCTCTCGGCCGCAGCAGCTTCACGAAGCGGTTTGGAATCGCCTCGCGTCTTTAGGAGCCGCGGCCGAGAGTAGCCCAATGCTTTGCTATCCAGCCTCGTCTGGTGGCTGATAGTCCTGCGCTAGCGTCAGAATGAAGCGCGAAAATCTCCTTGCTTCGACAACCTTCATATCCCTGGGGATCACGACCTGCGCTAGAAAATCCGCCCGCATCGGAAACTCCAGTGATAGGCCAGAGGTTCCCTGTCGATGTGGCTCTGCGAGATCCTTCTTTGTAGGCTCTCCTACGGATTTCTTGATCGCGGACCGTTCCGGCCGAGGTCTGCGGTCCCCGTTTGCTTTTGGCAGTCCGCGCCCATAGCCCTTATAGCCCGTAGGGTCATTGACGTAGCTTATGAACTGGCTTCTTGCGAGTTCCGACCGTCTCTGGTACTCCTTCAGCGAGCTAGGTGACAGCTCCCCAGAGTGGCGGTTGTTATATCGTGTGACTGCACTCGCTAGGTCGAGGGCACGGACGTCATCGCCATCGGCAACGTCCTCGAGTATCCGGGTACACGCCCCTAGCCAGGCGGTTGCAGTGTTGGCATTGACGAGGCCTTGCCGGCCGACCGTGTCGCAGAACCGTAACAGCGCTGCCTTGGTAAAATCCAGACTCATCTGACTAATCCATATGTATGGAGATAGATTTCTGGAATATATATCTTGAGTGCACAACACCTACGATGCGCACGTCTGTAGACATACAGATCACAATAGATGGCGTCAGCAAGACAGGGGCACCCTGCGAAGAGGCGCGTGGGTAACGACTTGCTGCGACGATAGAAACTATAGTGTGGGCAAGAGGTTGCGCGCGGATCGACATACTGATCGAGTGCATCACGATTGCCGAGGGGGCGGCCGTTTACGCGCGCCCTGGTGTGTCGGGGGACGCACGGTCTCCGGGACCTTCCTCGCGACCCGTCCGACCAGACGATGCTCGACGCCGTGCGCCAAGCGGTGGCCGTCGAGGGCGACGACCTCTTCAGCGCCACGCTCCTCGACTCCGGTGCTCCTCTGCCGGTACCTCTGCGACAGGGCCGAATCGGCGCGGCGTTGCTTCAGAGATGCCTGGGATGCCGTTCGGCCCGGGCTACTCGGCTGCGCAGCACAGCCGCCGCGGATTTGGAGGGAGGACGTGAGAGGCGGACGGTGGCGTCGCGTACTGGTAGTATGTACAGCTACCGGGTCATTCCCGAAGAGTGGAGCCATGCAAACCAGCACCTGCAAGCTAACCAAGAGATACCAAGCAACCATTCCGGAATCGGTGCGAACGCTCTTGGATCTCGGGGCGGGCGATGCCATCGCATTCGACATTGAAGGCGACCAGGTCCGACTGCGCAAGGCTCGACCCGTCGACCTCGCTTTCGCGCAGGCGCTTCAAGCCACGCTCGAAGAATGGTCGTCGGAGGCGGACGAGGAAGCTTGGCGTGGGCTGTGAAGCCTTTGACGTCGTGGTGGTGCCTTTTCCGCCGCGGATTTGGAGGACGTGAGTGGACTTCCCCGGGAAGCGGCTTGACGACGCAGAAGCGGGCAGCTTGGGTTTCCCAATGAAACGCAACCGCCAGGGACCGTCCCCAAGGGGCCGAAGAACAATATACGCGTTAGGATCAGGTTTTCGGCGCGCTCTCTTGAAGGAGACGATGATTTTTGATGGCCCACCCCTCAATCCCCTCCCGTGGGGAGGGGAAGAAATGTCGGCGGGCCAATGGCTTATTCCCCCTCCCAACGGGAGGGGGCGAGGGGGTGGGGCGATCCGCTAGAGAACCCGTCTATGCTCCGACACCGAAATCCTGTCCGCAATGGGTATCAACGAAGCCATTGGACAGAGCAGAGGTAGCGATAGAAAACCGTGTACGTCGTCTATAAGCTCATCAGAAATTGTGGTCTGTCTCGGGCCTACTATTCGCCGTGCCGGCAGTCCATACATAGGAGCAATGAGCACTGATGTGACCGAACCGCAACCGCCGTCCGCGGCCTCGAGCGAGGATGCGGAGGCGCTGCTCGACACCGCGAACAGCGCTTCGCAGCACGTCGCGGTGCTACACGTCGCGTTCATGGCGCTCTGCGCGTATGTGCTGGTCA carries:
- a CDS encoding AbrB family transcriptional regulator, which gives rise to MDLGAGDAIAFDIEGDQVRLRKARPVDLAFAQALQATLEEWSSEADEEAWRGL